The Malus domestica chromosome 17, GDT2T_hap1 genome contains the following window.
GTGGTGCCATCTCCGCTTATGTCATCTTGGGCAACAGCGGTCCTTGCAATCATAATTGCTGTTGGGTTCTGAATTTGCTGCAACCATTTGACAGAACACCAATGAACAAAGCAAAATACGAAAAACACAAAACATActgaataattaaatttaacacTAAATCCATACAGCCAATTCGAGTAAACCCTACACCATCTGTATTCTCACATTAGAAGCAAAAACAATCGACTTCGAGAGTTTCGAAAACATATCAAAGTTTTCGATAACCAAACAGAACCTCGGTTACTAAATACAGTTTCATTTCGCATTTCGATCAACCATAAATccttaaaccctaatttaacaCACTCTATACAACCAACCGGAGATCTAGGGTTCCGAAAACACAAAACCATACCATTTCTTTGAGCAGAGTGTTGCCATCCTTAGTGAGCTTAATGTCGCCAGCTCCACCAACAAGCCTGAAAACATTATGGAAGAAATTAAAAccgaaaaatcaataaaaaaaaaagaaaaatgaataaaaaagtaTAAAAGCAGTGTAATTTTTTCCTACATTTTGATGGTGCCCTTGGGGCCGAGGTTGGTCTTGAGGACGTCCTGCAAGCCCTTGGCGGCGTTGATGTTCATGTGCAGCGCCGCCGATTTGTTCAGCACCTCCGCATTCGGATTCAGCACTCGAATCGACATCCCTttacttcttctccttctccttcttgttcttcttgttcttctactCAGATGAAATCCAAGTGAGAGCGTGCGAGTTTTTGAAAACTTTTGAGAGTTGGAGAACAAGTAGAAGCTCCAAAACAGTGTAGTTTTATGAATCTCAGAGCGTGGGGTTTGTTAGGGCTTTCTGGAGGGGACTCGGAAAGCTCCGAAACCGTACCTGCAAACGTCGTCGTGTTGGTTTTACAGACCGACTAAATGGGCCGATTCAAAAGTCTAAAGTCCAAAGAGGAAATGGGCTCATTGATGATGAATAGTATAGATCAATATTATTGGGCCACAATAAAATCTcagttctctttctttttcttttgtacttTTCTCTTTTGGAGTTTTCCTCCTAGAGAAGTAACGAATGGTCGAACTGTCACGTGGTATTACTTCACTCATGCCATAAATATAAAGTACTCGTTTTTATTCCTcctaaattgaaaaattattctCACTATTTTAGACAATGTAAAATGAATTTTAGACAATGTAAAACGAGGATATTTGCAACCTTCTCATTAGTTTAAACATTCTCAATTTTTTGTAGAATCCTACGATATTGCTTGATGGTCAGAAATTTTGTTCTATTAATATAGTTCATGGTATATATAATTTATCGGTATCCAGACCCATCCATTGCTTGAGCAATGGTGGGATGGTcaaaaaggaggaggagaagtgaAAGAATAATTTTAAGGGAAAAGATGATGGCAGTGGCTCATCCATTCCTTCCTTCAACCTTCCTGCATGAAAGAATCTGAAACTTTAACTAACCGTGACTAATAATGCATGTGACTTATGAACAATGAGAATATATATGACCAGTCGTGCGGGATCCGTGTCCATGGATTTGCTGAGGTATCTGGTTTTATGACGACTTAGTTCAATGGACTGGAAGATATGCAGgtttaaattatatattatacatCCAAGGTTAGATTTTTCTCGTATAAAGTCTTCCCAGCTAGTAACCGAGTTAACGTTGAATTTTTAAGACAAGGTTCACCTTGCTCGAAAATTCTAGAACGGCAGAATGTGCGGTCTGTTGAGAGTTCATATCACATCAAGTTTTGGATGTGTTTACCAAAGTTTGGATCACTTTTCATAttgctaattaattttatagtgaaatttcaactttctttcatgatcaatgatCCAACTGGTGAGAATCCCAATACATTCCATGCTCCGGTCTATAAGAAAATTTTCAGATTTCTGGCCTTTGAATTTTTTACTTCAATACAACCCAATACATTGAATGATATATATGCATCTGCCGAAATTAATTTATATTAGCCAAAAACTAAGGTATCCTTTTAAAATATGAAAAGGACTGTTAGTGCCAATCTGCGGTAAAGATTACAACTTGAATGTAGGAAAATGAATGTACAATCCCTTAACCAAGGTTCTTACGTAGGCACTAGTTGGGGGCGGGTTCCTCGCCTAGGCGGATTAGattgatttaagtaaatttattatatattgtatgaATAAGTGTCTAATTATACTTAAAAAGTACATAAttatattgtaatatataaattacaaaataaaatgacatatagattataaagtattagaacatattgaaaatgtGTGGAACAAGTATAtatgagtgttcatccaagtatttaacaagtctcttacaatttattgaaaataaaatgcaaaatgaaagttatcgatTTTTGTCTACATGAAAGTTGCGACCTAAGCAGGTGCTTAAACGGGCTAGGCGGACGCCTAAGCGGGTCTTGgcacattttcttaatttttaaactcCTAAGGACTAATCCGGATGGTGGCCAACCGTATAGTGCCTAAGCGACGTTAGatggagatttttagaacagtgaccTTAACAGATTTAACTAACTAACTTAACTCGAGCTTGCAAAAGTAAAGTATCTTtaatttgaaaagaaattacCGATCGACaacttttcaaattttctattattttctttgtaaaCCACTGTCTAGCACCATGCATGAACTTTATATGAAAGTGTAACTGTTAGGGTAAAATTGGCAATCCCTGACATAATGCCTGAGTCTGTAATAGCTTAGACTTGTTATACATTTTCAATTGTAATAGTTTAAGTCTAGGAAGGGTTCTCACACTTTCGATGCAAAGATGTTACCTACACGCGATAAATATTCAGGTATGTTTGCATGCATACATCCAACTACATTCATCTATATCTCATGTTATTGTTTTTGATATAGGACTCTTAACCATTGTGTGGTTTATCTCTTTAAAATATCTTATTCCTTTATATTCGAGATTTTAAAGCATGCAAAATAGTCTAATTGCATTAGGACTAATCTGATGGTATTGAGACTTTTCAAACCGTGTTATCAAAACGTGTTTGGGTGTTGGTAGAGTTATTGATCAATATGGAGTGTCGATTTAGCTAAAACAGGTTTTAGTTATGAAATCTTATCAGGTTAAATTGGTTCCCGTGCATTGAGGATTTATAAGGAAGCTTTGAAATTGTTTCAAGTGAACCATTTTATGCATAGAAACTGATTTTATTGAAAAGGATTTTTTAAGAAACATCAGTTGGGTTTTTCGTGTGCGttgaaaaataattgaaatactGTTGTTTGCTTATGGTTCCAACAGCATGGGTTTTTAAGAGAAGATATTATTTTTCATGCTGTTTTTCTTTGAGGTTTTAAATTGAATACCAATTATGGAAATGAGCTTTGTGATTTTCGTAATTGATTGTTTTCCAAATAAACACTTCATCATATAAACATTCTGCATAATCGAGTTAGCATTGTGCAAAGTTCGAGGGAAAGGTGATTGACGGTTGCGTTAGTACCGTGCCACTTCAACTCGAGGACTGAAGAAAGATCGAGTAGCAAAGCGCGAAGACAAAGCTGCCAACTGGTATGAgtgtctagttgatgagttttgtaagtctttatgtattctttctttcttagtgCTTCCTGGCTTGGTAGCCCGAGGATTTTCCCAATGGTGGGTTTTGCCTCGTTAAATCCTACATCATGTGTGTGCTTTTTATATTCATGTTGAATATTTGTGTAGGATTAATTTTGAATAACTGATTAATAGAAACCATAATTTGCTTTAGCGTTAAGTTGTCATTTATAGATTAAGTTAGTACCCATCCTAGGACTTTCAGTAACAGTACTGTGGAAGAATAATGACGTGCATGCAAAAAGATGGACGAACGGCATATATTCCTGAGGCAAGTACAATATTAAGAACAAAATCTAATGTTTTTTGGGACAACTTGTACAGGAAAGGTACAACTGTACGTGTTGTTGCAAAAACTACAAATAGTCAACCAATGATCGATTTCCAAATTCCATAAACTGAAAGATTTGTGgaagaaattcaaaattgaaaaaaaaaatgagatgaTTAATTGCATTGCATGAAATTTCAGAGAACTCGGTTTCGGTAATTATTCACTAAGCAAAGATTTCCAGAAGAGGGttatttttaaaggaaaactaatgaaaatggcttgaaaactttgaattttaatgataaggacaaaataaagggtaaagtgaatagtatcaggattgattttttactgtaaaaatgtggtttttcgttaaagtgaacagtaccgggtacttttcgttaaagttccctatttttaATGCATGTTTTTATCTTTTGTCTATAGTTTCAATGCATTTTTTGTGTTATAggtacattgaaaaatctcatgTTTGGACGAATTGTTAGACTTCAAGTTTCACTGGTCATCCCACTGTTGAAAACCAATTTCGGGCATCAACATGGCTGATTAGTTGACCTTTTATTTCAGTTTTTAGATTATGTTCCAAGAAAGAGAACCTGGTGAGGGAAGTTATGATAACGCTTTaatcaaatcaacaaaaaagaaGATGGCAACGGAATAATTGGACAGCATAAATTAGAAGGCAGGAACAACCTTGGTCATATGGTTCATCCGTTGACTCCAATCATCAATTTAAGTCAGACTTGAGTTAGACCAGTTGTTCATTATAGTGTGCTCGCCTCTACATGTACGAGTTAGACCAGTTGTTCATTATACGAATTTGTTTTCTTCTAATTCGGTTTGTATTTAGGGTTTTCCTTTTAGTGTTTTCCTTGTCTTAATTGGTTTCCTTCCTGTTGATTGTCTTGGTCTGAATTGTATATAATCCAGGAAatgaatgattttttatttttttttatgtgtgttTTGTGAATTCAATTGCAGAGAAGTATTATTGTTATATAGCGAACTAAAAGCAATGGTAGAGGGGGGCAAACATAAACCTAAGAAGGAGCGAGAATAAAAAAGGATTAGCGGTTGTCGGGATGGCGAAAAGGAGGGGAATGGAGAGAGGAGACATAGGTGAAAAAATAGAGATAAGAGAGATTGTGATCTAGTCATTCCGCAAGAGACGGGTTTTGTGATTCTGAGGACGAGAGGGACAATGTAGAGAAGGGCATTGAGGAGATAGGGAGAGTGGTAGTCATAGGAggactagagatagagagagaaaaagggagaaagagaaagagagagagggcttGGTAGAAGGAAAGGGACAAAGGTCGAAAGAGAAGGATGCGGAGTGATGATATAGGTGAGGAGGAGGTTGATGATGTTAGGGAGAGTGATAGGAAGCCACGTACGAAGGATGACAAGGAGAATGTGGAGAGAGAGGGGGAAAGGAGTAGAAGTAGGTCAGATAGACATTGGGATGGTCAAGTTGATAGCCTGGTAAAGAAGAGTGATGAAGATGATTTATTTATGAAAGAGAAGAAGCCAACCGAGGAGTTAGAGGATATACAAAAGAAATTGGATGAGGAAATGGAAAGGCGGAGGAGGAGAGTTCAGCAGTGGCTGGAGTTcataaggaagaagaaagaagctgAGGGAGAGAAGCACCGGGAAGTGGATGTTGATGAACCCAATTCTGTAAAGACCTGGACTCTTGAGGGAGAATCTGATGATGAAGAGACAGGACGGAGAAGCCTATCGCACTGACAAAGAGGATGGAGCTGTCTTGGAGGTTGATTCCGAGAATGAAACAGCTGCACCTGCTTTGCAGGATGATGAAATTGATCCATTAGACGCTTTTATAATTCTACGGTGCCGCCTGACGTTGAGAAGCTGGCCAATGCTGTGGAACAATCAATAGTTTCTGTTGAAAAAGGTTCAAATAAATCTTTAGGCAGAATAATTCCTGGGGAGGATTCAGACTCGGATTATGGGGACATTGAGAATAATGACAATCCCTTAGAAGATGAAGACGATGATGAGTTCACAAAAAGGGTGACAAACAAAAAAGTGGAGAAACTTTGTCTAGTGGACCACTCAAAGATAGATTATGAACCATTCCGGAAAAATTTCTACATTGATGTGAAGGAGATCTCAAAAATGACCCCAGAAGATGTGGGTGCATACCGAAAACAGTTGGAAGTGAAGATACATGGTAAGGATGTCCCAAAGCCCATTTAGACCTTACCCAACTGGAGTTACAAATAAAATCTTGGAAATGATAAAGAAGCTCGACTATGAAAAGCCAATACCAATTCAGGCTCAGGCATTGCCTATAATTATGAGCGGTCAAGACTGCATTGGCATTGCAAAAACTGGCTCAGGCAAAACCCTTGCATATGTGCTGCCAATGCTGGGGCATATCAAGGACCATCCACCTGTGGTAGCTGGATGAGCCTATTGGTCTTATAATGGCACCGAGTAGGGAGCTTGTGCAGCATATTCACAGTGTTATTTTCAAGTTTGCCAAGGCACTTAGTCTCAGGTTTGTCCCTGTATATGGAGGTTCTGGTATTGCCCAACAGACCGGTGAGTTGAAGCTCGGTGCTGCATTTGTCGTCTGTACCCCCGGTAGGATGATAGACATACTTTGTACAAATGCAGGGAGGATAACAAACCTGCAGAGAGTAACTTACTTAGTTGTGGATGAAGCTGATCAAATGTTTGACTTGGGTTTTGGACTTCAAATCAATCGTAGTGTTCAAAGTATTCGGTCAGATCATCAGACTgtattgttttctgccatattCCCTCACCAGGTTAAAGTCTCGGCACATAAAGTCTTAAACAGACCCCTGTCTCTGCTGCCCAAATGCTTCCCAATGGTGGATTACCTGTTTCTTTTTCAGGTGTCCTTGGTAGTGTAACTTTACCAGGAACAGCAGCCGTTGTGCCTGGGATGGGTCTGGCACTTGTTGGACACTAGGGGGCAGCTCGGGCTGCAGCAATTGCAGTTGCCATGAATTTGAAGCATAACCTGGCAAAAATTCAAGCTGATGCAATGCCTGAGCACTTTGAAGCAGAGTTGGAAATAAATGATATTCCCCAGAATGCCCGATGGAAGGTTACCCACAAGGAAACTTTGGGCCCTATATCAGACTTGACTGGAGCTGCCATTACTATCAGGGGTCAATATTTCCCGCCAGGCAAGGTTCCAGGGCCAGGAGATCCCAAGGTGTTCCTGTTTATTGAGGGTCCTACCGAACAATCTGTCAAGAGAGGTAAAGCAGAACTAAAACGCAAGTTGGAAGAAATCATGAATCAGGCATTATCACTTCCTGGAGGCGCTCAGCCACGCAGATATCAATTATATAAGAGAGAACGTGATTCCAACCTACCTTTTGCATAATTTTACCTGTGTTTGCTGAACTTAATCTGCCTCTCAGTTCTTGGTTTATTATTTCTCACTCACCTAATGAGTGTTCTTTTTGAGTTTTTCTATTTAATAGAATATTTTTGTCTTTCCACATGTCCTATCTATCCTGCTGATCTTCAATATTCAACTTACTTTACGATTTTTATTTAGgagtcattttattttttacaatgaATAATCTGATACATTTGGATTTATTTGTGTGAATAGCTATGAATTTGTTTTGTCTTGCTTTGCACAATTTTCAGTCCACTTTTGATCTTTTGTTTTTTGACTTCCTTTGTTTGTCATTTCCCCTGGTGCGAGGGACATTATGTTCATATGCTCGCATGCTCAATATTTTCTTTGCCGTTATGAAGCTGTGCAAGAGATGCGATCATGGTGCGATTCTTCAGTTTAAAGGGATGTAAGTGTTTTAGAATCTTCTAGTCCATGTtgtttttttcttgttcatGAGTTGTAGAACCTGTGAATTGATTCATTTGGGTTCTTTCCTTGGTGCTTACCCAGGTTTTGTTTGGGAATTGCTGGAGCCGATCAGCTGCCCTCCAAAATGGATTTGCTTTTGTGGCGTTGTTCGCTATAACGGGTTACTGAGTTCTGCAGAGATAACTAACCCTGTACAATTTGCTTTAGTTTTGCTGCTTTCGACTCTGTTCACTTTTTGATTACCGTGATCATTTTATTTGTTGCAAATGCATTTTATGATCTAAATTCTGAATAGCAGGCTTTGGTTTTGCTTTCTAGTTAAGATTTTCAGTTTTGGCTTGTTTACGTTCTTTTGCTTCTCATTAGCAGATTTAATTTGTCCTCTTTCTTGTGGAGACGATCTTATAATGTAGACAGTAGTAAACCAACACAGTGATGATATACTGATGTCTTTTGTTCGTTTCAGCTTCAGCTATCAACAGAACATAAGCCAATCGGAATGATTTCTTGCCAAAGGTCAGAAAATCCCCGCTTCATTAAGTATGCTagatttttataaaaacaacaacaacaacaaaaccttttctcattaagtggggtcggctatatgaatcctagaacgccattgcgctcggttctgtaTCATatcctctgttagatccaagtactctaagtcttttcttagagtctattccaaagttttcctaggtcttcctctaacCCTTTGGCCCtggacctctgtcccgtagtcgcatcttatAATCAGAGCGTCAGTATgctttctttgcacatgtccaaaccaccgtaaccgattttctctcatctttccttcaatttcagctacccctactttaccttggatatcctcattcctaatcttatcatttctcgtgtgcccacacatccaacgaagcatcctcatctccgctacacccattttatgtacgtgttgatgcttcaccgcccaacattccgtgccatacagcattgccggccttattgccgtcccataaaattttcccttgagcttcagtggcatacggcggtcaagcagatttttataataaataaaaataaaataaaaacaatcaagaggctaaaaattataatataattgGAAAGAGAAGTTCAATATATATCGTAGTGGATTCTCTCATTATAATTTTGATACTTACACATTACATCTCTCTTACAAACTGATATAGCATTGATGATGATGagatgatgatggtgatgtTGAACGTGGTGCGATTCTTCAGTTTGAAGGCATGTATGTGCTTTAGAATCAAGGGATGCGAACGTGGTGCGATTCTTCCGTTTGAAGGGATGTATGTGCTTTTACAATCTTCTGGTCGatgttttgtctttttttttttttttttttgttccctGAGTTGTGGGACCTGTGAATTCATCCATATGGGTTCTTTCCTTGCTGTCCAGGTTTTGTTTGGGATTTGGTGGAGCCGATGAGCTGCCTTATAAAAGAATTTGCTTTTGTTGGAGTTATTCGCTATAACGGGTTGCTGAGTTCCTTCAGAGACAACTAACCCTCCGCATTTTGCTTTAGTTTTGCCACTTTTGACCTTTTGACCTTTTTATTTTCGTGGTCATTTTATTTGTTGCGAATGCGTTTTATAATTTAAATTCTAGGAATTTTTTTAGCGTGCTTGAAACATGGGTACATACACCATATATTTAAATCGCTGGCTCTGTTTTTGCTTTCTAGGAAGGAGACCGGTGGCTTTGTGTGTTccctttcattcaatttttactAGCCTAGTCTTACACTCTTTGTATAAaattattagtatttttttaattcatttttaatatGTAAGTATATATATTTCTTAATAGAAAGTGACTCAGATCGTAAAGGTTGGAAAACACAatgaccattttgactaaatgaaaaacatagtaattaaaatagattttaaacataCAAGGTGACCAAAAAGGTTTTAGCCTATAAAAAGTGTTGTGGGCCCGATTTCCCTACTTGTAGTGtagtaaaaaataaagaaattataAACACTCATTTTAGCCTCTTACATATTTGTTTAATCTTTATTGTTGTTTTCGTAAGACTTTTTCAATTCGACAATTAGAATATAAAATGATACGCGAGAAGCTAAAAATTATGAGTGAAAATAGAAAATATTGCCTACTTTTGAGGAGTAGACATCAATTGCCTATGCCATTGAAGTTTATTTTGACCTTACATGACTCATCAAAATGAGTTTGCCTATTCAATGGCCTACACTATTAAAGATGCTCTtactgaaaagaagaaaatcaaaCCGGCCGTATGCATGATGGGAGGAGCAAAGAACACACCACTTATCAAATGTATTTAAGAAGgctgtacatatatgtatatcatATCTTTCACACATCTACCCCCAGTTTCACGTGAAATATAATTTTctagttattattttattttattatattcgGGGATGGTGagcaatttttgtatttttatatttttatatgtttttggAGTTTTCAAACTTGACTCATGGACGTTGCAGATCCACTTGAGCTTGACATTGCAAGTAGCTTTGGCTGGAGTGTACTAATCCTACATTGGAATGAGCCGACAAGTGATTTCCTGCGTGAAGTAGTTAAGTTGAGTTTCGTTCTCTCGCCTGTTGGATTTCTCTACAGCATTGGCTGGATGTAGTTTTCGTCTTGAGCGATGAGTTATATGATCTCGTCAACCAATGATAAATTTACGTGGTATCACTCATCTGCGATGATTTTATGTGGCCTCGTTATTTGACAACGACTTGTTGTAGTCACTGATACAAATATGTTGCATCTATTGTTTTGTGGTATGAGTGACGCCTCGCTGTTCGATCATGACTTGTGGTCACTAATAGAAATCTGTTTCATCTATAGTTCTGTGACAGATTAGTATAGTGGCGTGTGTAGTTTTGGTACATGTGGTAGCCATTTAGGGGTTTACTATGGTTCCCTTGTCTGAGAAAATTCACACTAGATCATTTTTCTTGTCATTGGAGCATTGTCCCCAATTAGCACCTTTGTATTAGTTTGCAATGTTAAATAAAAGGATAATGATAGAGatactaaatttttaaatcaaatgatatgtcaccaatatgaaataagcacgttaatcaacacttaagtaataatccaatcatcaacatccacatcagttagtttacaaaatttggtttagaaGTTTgttctccctagcattactttAAATGAACTATCAACCTATCGTTTCTTGTAAAAAGAGAAAAGATAAGAGTACAAGTAGACCAGAAAAggaaagataaagaaaatgaatgataaagaaaatgaaatgctgagattaaaaataaaaaatctaaatcATTGTGGAAATCAAAACTAAAGGCTGAAACACTCGTAAATTGAATGATACATATCATTGAAGCCTTACTCGATTTTATACTTTACTTTggtcttttttcttttgtgagaATGATATTCTTACTTGTCTTAGTGGTTGTTCAAATTTCTCATCTCACGTTAGAATGAGATTCTTTCGAGTTTCTATAAATTTCTCTCCACTTCTCTcttttcatcttcaaatcttgtAACCATTTTGGAgacttatattttaaaaattgtttCGGATTGCAGATTCTTCCTCGTCAAATCGGGACTTTGGTTTGTTTTTGTTCCTGAATCTTGTTGATTGCCTTGCTTTCGAAATATAACACACACATACTATGATTTCTTCTCTTGTTCTTAGCATTTATATAGAGTAGTgtcgtttttttttgtttttgtttttggtcaaTATTTAGGTGGGGTTCTGAGGAGAAAAGGGAGCCTTGAATTTGGATGAGGAGGGCCACAAGGGTGCTTGATTTCCACTATAGCACTTGCCCTCCACAAGTGGTGTTAGACAGCtgattttgtttcattttttttctttcacataTGCCCTATTAACATAAAATCTCGTTGAATAAATGGGCAGGTTGAATATGACTACTACAGTTGTTTCTACAGTTCTTAATCATGAGAACTATAAGGATTGGAGTTTTCGAATAAAGACCTACTTTTTGGCCGAAGATCTTTGGGACGTCGTCCAAGGCACCGTTAAGGAACCTCCTGAAGGAGAAGAATATAAGGCTTGGAAGAAGAAGGATGCCAAGGCCCTATATGCAATCCAAAATTCTTGCGGGGATAATTATCCCTTAATCAAGGATGCAACCACGGCCAGAGAAGCATGGCAAGATTTGTCAAAGAAATTAGAGCGAGTTGAAGGACCACCAGATGTTGAAAGTGGTACGTACATACAAGAAATGTTGATGAGGATCATTTTGTAATTATTTTCACACGTACGCGTAGGCATTTGTATATAGGaagggagaagaaaaa
Protein-coding sequences here:
- the LOC139187697 gene encoding uncharacterized protein, whose protein sequence is MVRFFSLKGCFVWELLEPISCPPKWICFCGVVRYNGLLSSAEITNPLQLSTEHKPIGMISCQSIDDDEMMMVMLNVVRFFSLKACMCFRIKGCERGAILPFEGMFCLGFGGADELPYKRICFCWSYSL